In Dermacentor silvarum isolate Dsil-2018 chromosome 2, BIME_Dsil_1.4, whole genome shotgun sequence, the following proteins share a genomic window:
- the LOC119441400 gene encoding spidroin-1: protein MASARLHPAPAAFVAPDGGGGGGVSGAATTAAAAAAAAAAAFLDLSSHVELASYHDFRLSELRAAGAAAAAAHGFGGPLAPYAFEAGTGGPPPDAFSPLAWEGLGAPSAAAGAYQSAFEFGPFGIGGHHSAGGGAGVSAPSSGSRFPAMTVQGKRSPAGAAQQNGFACPPHGSGGSGKSKPRRRVATVAQRRAANIRERRRMFNLNSAFDKLRKKVPTFAYEKRLSRIETLRLAIMYIAFMTEVVGCSKEDAEPCAEDALVAPAGAGSVAGFPPHHHHHHHHHQLTGDVPLEDAALWGPGRPLAGAAGADALGHLCPSSRQV from the exons ATGGCGTCCGCTCGACTTCACCCCGCACCGGCAGCGTTCGTCGCACCTGACGGAGGAGGCGGCGGTGGCGTCAGCGGAGCGGCAACGACTgctgccgcggccgccgctgcggcggccgcggcatTCCTCGACCTGTCGAGCCACGTGGAGCTCGCCTCGTACCACGACTTCCGGCTCTCCGAGCTACGCGCTGCAGGTGCGGCAGCCGCGGCGGCGCACGGCTTCGGCGGGCCCTTGGCGCCGTACGCGTTCGAAGCCGGCACCGGCGGTCCGCCGCCGGACGCCTTCTCGCCTCTGGCCTGGGAAGGCCTGGGCGCGCCTTCGGCTGCCGCGGGCGCCTACCAGTCGGCGTTCGAGTTCGGTCCCTTCGGTATCGGCGGTCACCACTCGGCCGGAGGAGGCGCGGGCGTGTCGGCCCCTTCGTCGGGGTCTCGCTTCCCGGCCATGACGGTGCAGGGCAAGAGGTCACCCGCGGGGGCTGCCCAGCAGAACGGCTTCGCGTGCCCGCCGCACGGCTCCGGCGGCAGCGGGAAGAGCAAGCCGCGGCGCCGGGTGGCCACCGTGGCTCAGCGCAGGGCGGCCAACATCCGAGAGCGACGCCGCATGTTCAACCTCAACAGCGCCTTCGACAAGCTGCGCAAAAAG GTACCGACGTTCGCATACGAGAAGCGGCTGTCCCGCATCGAGACGCTCCGCCTAGCCATCATGTACATCGCCTTCATGACCGAGGTCGTGGGCTGCTCCAAGGAAGACGCCGAGCCGTGCGCAGAGGACGCATTAGTTGCTCCAGCAGGCGCCGGCAGTGTCGCCGGCTTCCCTCcgcaccatcaccaccaccaccatcaccaccagcTCACCGGGGATGTGCCGCTGGAGGACGCGGCACTCTGGGGCCCGGGGCGGCCGCTAGCTGGAGCCGCGGGCGCCGATGCTCTGGGCCACTTGTGCCCATCCTCGAGGCAAGTGTGA